Proteins encoded in a region of the Parerythrobacter aestuarii genome:
- the bufB gene encoding MNIO family bufferin maturase, whose amino-acid sequence MAPSIVPFSGFGLGLRRSHYADFLGGEVPVDFVEVISENFMVEGGRPLVTLERVREKHPVILHGVSMSIGSAHGLDEDYLLRLRALAERIEPLWVSDHLCWTRTSAHNSHDLLPLPYTREALQVVCDNIDCAQEALGRTIAFENPSSYLTFPEDEMREWEFFSAMARRTGCSLLLDVNNAYVSACNHGFSARDYIEGLPLECVQQIHLAGHTPGDIIIDTHDRAVCDAVWDLYGYAVARLGPVATMIERDDNIPPLGELLVELDRARTIVADAKAAKEAA is encoded by the coding sequence ATGGCACCATCGATTGTTCCGTTCAGCGGCTTCGGCCTTGGCCTGCGCCGCAGCCACTACGCCGATTTCCTCGGTGGCGAGGTGCCCGTGGACTTCGTCGAAGTAATCTCGGAAAACTTCATGGTCGAAGGCGGACGCCCGCTGGTGACGCTGGAGCGAGTTCGGGAGAAACATCCGGTCATCCTGCATGGCGTCTCGATGTCGATCGGCTCGGCGCACGGTCTGGATGAGGACTACCTGCTGCGCCTGAGGGCACTGGCGGAGCGGATCGAACCGTTGTGGGTTTCGGACCATCTATGCTGGACCCGCACAAGCGCGCACAACAGCCACGATCTGTTGCCGCTACCCTATACACGGGAGGCACTGCAGGTGGTTTGCGACAATATCGACTGCGCGCAGGAAGCGCTGGGCCGGACCATAGCGTTCGAGAATCCGTCGAGCTATCTCACCTTTCCCGAAGACGAGATGCGTGAATGGGAGTTTTTCTCTGCCATGGCGCGACGTACCGGTTGCTCACTGCTCTTGGATGTAAACAACGCCTATGTCAGTGCCTGTAACCATGGCTTCTCGGCACGCGACTATATCGAGGGGTTGCCACTGGAGTGCGTGCAGCAAATCCACCTCGCGGGGCACACGCCCGGGGACATCATCATCGACACACATGACCGTGCGGTTTGCGATGCGGTGTGGGACCTCTACGGCTATGCGGTGGCCCGTCTTGGCCCAGTCGCAACCATGATCGAGCGCGATGACAATATCCCGCCGCTGGGTGAGCTGCTGGTCGAGCTGGATCGAGCGCGCACCATTGTTGCGGATGCCAAGGCTGCGAAGGAAGCGGCATGA
- a CDS encoding DNA-binding domain-containing protein, with the protein MSLAERQEAFMASVLDDGQTLLAGWTERHVAGLDIYRNNYRTALVEALASTFERTQRWVGAESFHRAAAHHLITHPPTSWTLDDAGKGFDETLVELFPEDPEVAELAWLEWAMHRAFVAADRESISAREFAAQTTGFTEEDWAELRLRFLPGLALRAVNHDVGVLWNSLADQPNGTADFMLAQPRMLLVWREQLRPTFALLDPLDGEALTFALGGACFGELCVLLVVRLGEEAGVARAGALLGHWLGEGLVACLRR; encoded by the coding sequence ATGAGCCTCGCCGAACGCCAAGAGGCCTTTATGGCATCGGTGCTCGATGACGGGCAGACCTTGCTCGCGGGCTGGACTGAGCGCCACGTGGCTGGGCTCGATATCTATCGCAACAACTATCGCACGGCGCTGGTCGAAGCGCTGGCTTCAACCTTCGAACGCACGCAACGCTGGGTCGGGGCAGAGAGCTTCCACCGAGCTGCCGCGCACCATTTGATCACCCATCCGCCAACAAGCTGGACGCTCGATGACGCTGGCAAAGGCTTCGACGAAACGTTGGTGGAACTGTTCCCTGAAGACCCGGAAGTGGCCGAGCTTGCATGGCTCGAATGGGCCATGCACCGCGCATTCGTGGCGGCCGATCGCGAGAGCATAAGCGCGCGCGAATTTGCTGCCCAAACGACAGGGTTTACAGAGGAAGACTGGGCCGAATTGCGACTGCGATTCCTGCCCGGATTGGCGCTGCGAGCAGTCAACCACGATGTCGGCGTTCTCTGGAACTCGTTGGCCGATCAGCCGAATGGCACGGCTGACTTTATGCTCGCGCAGCCCCGCATGTTGCTGGTCTGGCGCGAACAGCTGCGCCCGACTTTCGCCTTGCTCGATCCGCTCGATGGTGAGGCGTTGACGTTCGCGCTCGGGGGCGCATGCTTCGGGGAGCTATGCGTCCTGCTGGTCGTGCGACTTGGCGAAGAAGCCGGCGTTGCCAGAGCCGGTGCCTTGCTTGGCCATTGGCTCGGTGAAGGGCTGGTCGCCTGCCTCAGGCGCTGA
- a CDS encoding SDR family NAD(P)-dependent oxidoreductase, with translation MADFGFSSTADDVLADKDLSGKTAFVTGGYSGLGKETARAMAARGAHVIIAGRDMEKANGAAQEIREEVDDAHVETILCDLGSLDAVRSCGSEARDRFEKIDLLINNAGVMACPYSETADGFEMQFGTNHLGHFLLTRELMPLVEKAAEGGNDARIVNLSSRGHHMDQVHLEDPNFKSRDYDKWLSYGQAKTANILFSVGLQNRFGHKGITAVAVHPGGIVTNLGRHLSEEDIANLRKRMETSGSDNGPGWKTIPQGAATTCFAATAPELQGHGGVYCEDCHVAEVDDESPTGGVRSYALDPQTAEGLWALSEEMTGTSFSA, from the coding sequence ATGGCTGACTTCGGATTTTCCAGCACCGCCGATGACGTGCTTGCAGACAAGGACCTGAGCGGGAAGACCGCTTTTGTGACAGGCGGCTATTCCGGGCTCGGCAAGGAGACCGCCCGGGCCATGGCAGCCAGGGGCGCGCACGTCATCATCGCCGGGCGCGACATGGAAAAGGCCAACGGTGCAGCACAGGAAATCCGCGAGGAAGTCGACGACGCCCATGTCGAGACGATCCTGTGCGACCTGGGCTCGCTCGATGCCGTGCGTTCCTGCGGTTCTGAAGCCCGCGACCGGTTCGAGAAGATCGACCTGCTGATCAACAACGCCGGCGTAATGGCTTGCCCCTATTCCGAAACCGCCGACGGCTTCGAAATGCAGTTTGGAACCAACCACCTTGGCCACTTCCTGCTGACACGGGAACTGATGCCACTGGTCGAAAAGGCCGCCGAAGGAGGCAACGACGCCCGCATTGTCAACCTTTCCAGCCGCGGGCACCACATGGACCAGGTCCACCTCGAAGATCCCAATTTCAAGTCCCGCGACTACGACAAGTGGCTCAGCTACGGCCAGGCCAAGACCGCCAATATCCTGTTCAGCGTCGGCCTGCAGAATCGCTTCGGACACAAGGGCATCACGGCAGTAGCAGTCCACCCCGGTGGCATCGTCACTAACCTTGGCCGCCATCTCAGCGAAGAGGACATTGCCAATTTGCGCAAGCGGATGGAGACCAGCGGATCGGACAATGGACCGGGCTGGAAGACTATTCCGCAAGGTGCCGCCACCACCTGCTTCGCCGCCACCGCGCCGGAATTGCAGGGTCACGGTGGAGTCTATTGCGAGGATTGCCATGTAGCCGAAGTGGACGATGAAAGTCCCACCGGTGGTGTACGAAGCTATGCTCTCGATCCGCAAACCGCCGAGGGGCTGTGGGCCTTGTCGGAAGAGATGACCGGGACCAGCTTCAGCGCCTGA
- a CDS encoding GNAT family N-acetyltransferase yields MILRPVSLDDVPALAMLGRESFIAAFGHLYSDKDLSAFLEMVYSDAAVREEVEGPECIHQVAHDDLRMLGYVKLRAPSWYAEDSPTEDIRNPIALGQLYTQPDATGRGIGALLMEWAIAEARARGHDAIQLSVWSQNLGGQRFYQRYGFAKVADIDFYVGEHRDDEFLYELRLD; encoded by the coding sequence ATGATCCTGCGCCCCGTTTCTTTGGACGATGTCCCCGCTCTTGCCATGCTGGGACGCGAGAGTTTTATCGCTGCATTCGGCCATCTCTATTCCGACAAGGACCTGAGTGCGTTCCTCGAGATGGTCTATTCAGATGCCGCCGTGCGCGAGGAAGTCGAAGGCCCCGAGTGCATCCACCAGGTCGCGCATGATGACCTGAGGATGCTTGGCTACGTGAAGCTGCGCGCGCCTAGCTGGTATGCCGAAGACTCGCCGACTGAAGATATCAGGAATCCGATCGCCCTGGGCCAGCTATACACGCAGCCCGACGCCACCGGACGCGGCATAGGTGCGTTGCTGATGGAATGGGCCATTGCCGAAGCGCGCGCGCGCGGCCATGATGCCATCCAGCTGTCGGTATGGAGCCAAAATCTTGGCGGACAGCGGTTCTACCAGCGATACGGGTTCGCCAAGGTCGCCGATATCGATTTCTATGTCGGCGAGCACAGGGACGATGAATTCTTGTACGAGCTTCGCCTCGATTGA
- a CDS encoding mechanosensitive ion channel, producing MLERFDQDKAATLAVDVGYALVILIVTWGLAKGAKWAFAKLVDAVPLLQKDTAAGHSIGEAIGKIVSLLIWLFGLIAILNVFHLGAVAGPIDELLNNIMDFVPNLVGAGLIFFIGAMVAGIVRDIVTTTLQTVDFDKWANKGGVDAVTGNSTISKTIGTVVYVLIIIPVAILALEALNLESVSQPASNMLQLIFDAIPRIIGAGVLMGLGYLISKFAMETLRELMEGLGVDRSLDAAGILPEGTQASTVIARIVQVAIILTIGIAATRLLGFPELTNILNEVLGLGGRVVFGAAVIGAGFLIANLLARLVGGAEGGSTAATIVRWITIVLFVIMGLQYTGIGGMLPGNALLVIIAGLAVAFALAFGLGGRDWAAKKLDEWDSKK from the coding sequence ATGTTGGAAAGGTTTGACCAGGACAAGGCAGCCACGCTGGCCGTCGATGTCGGTTATGCGCTGGTCATTCTCATCGTCACCTGGGGGCTGGCCAAAGGCGCAAAATGGGCTTTCGCCAAGCTGGTCGATGCCGTGCCGCTGCTGCAGAAAGATACCGCAGCCGGACATTCGATCGGTGAAGCGATCGGCAAGATCGTCTCGCTGCTGATCTGGCTGTTCGGCCTGATTGCCATCCTCAACGTCTTCCATCTCGGCGCAGTCGCCGGGCCGATTGACGAACTGCTCAACAACATCATGGACTTTGTGCCCAACCTCGTGGGCGCCGGCCTGATCTTCTTCATTGGTGCCATGGTGGCCGGGATCGTTCGCGACATTGTCACCACGACACTGCAAACGGTCGATTTCGACAAATGGGCCAACAAGGGCGGTGTAGATGCCGTCACCGGTAACAGCACCATCAGCAAGACCATCGGTACGGTCGTCTATGTGTTGATCATCATCCCGGTAGCGATCTTGGCGCTCGAAGCGCTCAATCTCGAAAGCGTCTCGCAGCCGGCCAGCAACATGCTGCAGCTGATCTTCGACGCCATTCCGCGTATCATCGGTGCAGGCGTGCTGATGGGTCTTGGTTACCTAATCAGCAAGTTCGCGATGGAAACCCTGCGCGAGCTGATGGAAGGCCTCGGGGTCGACCGTTCGCTCGATGCAGCCGGGATCCTGCCCGAAGGCACGCAGGCCTCGACCGTGATCGCCCGCATTGTACAGGTGGCGATCATCCTGACCATCGGCATCGCCGCCACCCGCCTGCTCGGCTTCCCGGAACTGACCAACATCCTCAACGAGGTGCTGGGACTCGGCGGTCGAGTTGTCTTTGGCGCAGCGGTGATCGGGGCAGGTTTCCTAATCGCCAACCTGCTGGCGCGACTGGTGGGCGGTGCCGAGGGAGGTTCGACTGCAGCCACCATCGTCCGCTGGATCACAATCGTGCTTTTCGTGATCATGGGCCTGCAATACACCGGCATCGGCGGCATGCTGCCGGGCAACGCGCTGCTGGTGATCATTGCCGGCCTCGCCGTTGCCTTCGCCCTCGCCTTCGGCCTGGGCGGTCGCGACTGGGCAGCGAAGAAGCTGGATGAGTGGGACAGCAAGAAATAG
- a CDS encoding isoaspartyl peptidase/L-asparaginase family protein produces the protein MRAILAFAAVILVLVSPTSLMAQDEEEYDPFAPRWSFAIHGGAGTIERANMTPEQDAAYRAALQQALDAGAKILAEGGSAMDAVIAAITLMEDDPKFNAGKGAVFTWEGANELDAALMDGRDRSAGAVTGVKTVKNPILLAREVMKDGRHVFLSGAGAEEFASDKGLELVDPEYFATEPRRRSLERMKAQQLSAIDVDVKFGTVGAVALDLEGNMVAGTSTGGLTGKRWGRIGDVPVIGAGTYADNRDCAVSATGQGEYFIRAAVGHSICQGLRYSWRKMLDDAQASVPLDEDGNPTFIVHASEMWLEESDVQAVADAVMADVKDLGGTGGVIVVSPFGPAVFSFNTPGMYRGRATSAGVSEVGIYGDE, from the coding sequence ATGCGAGCGATTTTGGCCTTTGCGGCTGTGATTCTGGTGCTGGTTTCGCCGACCAGTTTGATGGCACAGGACGAAGAAGAATATGATCCCTTCGCGCCGCGTTGGTCATTCGCCATCCATGGCGGAGCGGGCACGATCGAGCGCGCCAATATGACACCGGAGCAGGACGCGGCCTATCGCGCCGCGCTGCAGCAAGCTCTCGATGCCGGGGCGAAAATCCTGGCTGAAGGTGGCAGCGCGATGGATGCGGTGATCGCCGCGATCACGCTGATGGAGGACGATCCCAAGTTCAATGCAGGCAAGGGCGCGGTGTTTACCTGGGAAGGAGCCAACGAGCTCGATGCAGCGCTGATGGACGGGCGCGACCGCAGCGCCGGCGCGGTGACCGGGGTCAAGACCGTGAAGAACCCGATCCTGCTGGCCCGCGAAGTCATGAAGGACGGGCGGCACGTTTTCCTGAGCGGCGCGGGGGCGGAGGAATTCGCCAGCGACAAGGGGCTGGAACTGGTCGATCCGGAATATTTCGCGACAGAGCCGCGTCGCCGTTCGCTGGAGCGGATGAAGGCGCAGCAGCTGTCCGCCATCGATGTCGATGTGAAATTTGGCACGGTCGGCGCTGTGGCGCTGGACCTTGAAGGCAACATGGTTGCCGGCACCTCGACCGGTGGGTTGACCGGCAAGCGCTGGGGTCGGATCGGCGACGTCCCGGTGATCGGGGCGGGTACCTATGCCGACAATCGCGATTGCGCTGTCTCCGCCACCGGGCAGGGCGAGTACTTCATTCGCGCCGCTGTCGGGCATTCGATCTGTCAGGGGCTGCGGTACAGCTGGCGCAAGATGCTTGACGATGCGCAAGCCTCCGTCCCGCTTGACGAAGATGGTAATCCGACCTTCATCGTCCATGCCAGCGAGATGTGGCTGGAGGAAAGCGATGTGCAGGCGGTGGCCGATGCAGTGATGGCGGATGTGAAGGACCTGGGCGGCACGGGCGGCGTGATCGTAGTTTCCCCGTTCGGCCCGGCAGTGTTCAGCTTCAACACGCCCGGCATGTATCGCGGTCGCGCCACCAGCGCGGGCGTTAGCGAAGTCGGCATTTACGGCGACGAGTAA
- a CDS encoding fatty acid desaturase: MNAHIPVLPADLSQLSSAELTRLERDIARKYSGKVPWETVAWGLLIPPIWLANWALALTGTIPLWAGFVISTLALMFTYAPNHDAQHDIIGRQGTRWRWLNEFLGHWTSWMLVLPFNTLRVTHLDHHRHTNDEELDSDITTHAETAWGAVWASILQRQPSAKRAQDYRASLERAGREDLIKLTALYKLGFFIGLFALAWNGLAIEAFLLWWLPYQLAMTYIIFFLSWAPHSPGMAQGKYRDTKSWKSKLGDPLSMWMGYHVVHHLHPYIPLLKTKPAYWDMRPILEARGVKLGM; this comes from the coding sequence ATGAACGCGCATATACCAGTCCTGCCGGCGGACCTGTCGCAACTTTCCAGTGCCGAACTGACCCGGCTGGAGCGCGACATCGCCCGCAAGTATTCAGGCAAGGTGCCGTGGGAGACGGTTGCCTGGGGTCTTCTGATCCCGCCGATCTGGCTTGCCAACTGGGCACTCGCACTAACCGGCACCATCCCGCTGTGGGCCGGCTTCGTGATCTCCACGCTGGCGCTGATGTTCACCTATGCCCCCAACCATGATGCCCAGCATGACATCATCGGGCGACAGGGCACCAGGTGGCGCTGGCTCAACGAATTCCTCGGCCACTGGACCAGCTGGATGCTGGTGTTGCCGTTCAATACCCTGCGGGTGACCCATCTGGACCACCATCGGCACACCAACGATGAAGAACTCGACAGTGACATCACCACCCATGCCGAGACCGCGTGGGGCGCGGTGTGGGCGTCGATCCTGCAGCGCCAGCCCAGTGCCAAGCGGGCGCAGGACTATCGCGCCAGCCTGGAGCGGGCAGGCCGCGAGGACCTGATAAAGCTGACCGCGCTCTACAAGCTGGGCTTTTTCATCGGCCTGTTCGCGCTGGCGTGGAACGGACTCGCCATCGAAGCCTTCCTGCTGTGGTGGCTGCCCTACCAGCTGGCGATGACCTACATCATCTTCTTCCTCAGCTGGGCCCCGCACAGCCCGGGCATGGCGCAAGGCAAGTATCGCGACACCAAAAGCTGGAAGTCGAAACTGGGCGACCCGCTGTCGATGTGGATGGGCTATCACGTGGTGCACCACCTGCACCCCTATATCCCGCTGCTGAAGACCAAGCCGGCCTATTGGGACATGCGCCCGATCCTGGAGGCGCGCGGAGTCAAGCTCGGGATGTAG
- a CDS encoding fatty acid desaturase family protein, which translates to MKQAPEIYNYLSRAEIAAFSEKSDLRAWATLGWQLVLFAAAFALAMLWPNPLTIVLAILLLGGRIQAFGVMTHDCAHGAFFATPWLNNFMGKWIIGGPAHTPLEAYRRYHLNHHRYAGTPDDPDKWMVKNYPVTKSSLKRKFVRDFTGQTGIRDLMRELKGFTWEGNGPTLVFHLLLAGSLTALGAPWAYLLFWAARLFVYPAIHRLRQISEHGVVPDRDVLDARLNTGTTIPNMVERLFISPCNVNYHLEHHIFAAVPPYRLPALHRMLVERGYYKEHDCIAHGFADVLRRATRPDEADPVAA; encoded by the coding sequence ATGAAACAAGCGCCGGAAATCTACAACTACCTCAGCCGCGCGGAAATCGCGGCATTCTCCGAGAAATCGGACCTGCGCGCATGGGCCACACTGGGCTGGCAGCTGGTGCTTTTCGCCGCTGCCTTCGCGCTGGCGATGCTGTGGCCAAACCCGCTCACCATCGTGCTGGCGATCCTGCTGCTGGGCGGACGGATCCAGGCCTTCGGCGTCATGACCCACGACTGCGCGCATGGAGCGTTCTTCGCGACCCCGTGGCTCAACAATTTCATGGGCAAGTGGATCATAGGCGGACCGGCGCATACCCCGCTTGAGGCCTATCGCCGCTACCACTTAAATCACCACCGTTACGCCGGGACGCCCGACGATCCCGACAAGTGGATGGTCAAGAATTACCCGGTCACCAAGAGCTCGCTCAAGCGCAAGTTCGTGCGCGACTTCACCGGGCAGACCGGCATCCGTGACCTGATGCGCGAGCTCAAGGGCTTCACCTGGGAAGGCAATGGGCCGACGCTGGTATTTCACTTGCTGCTCGCCGGATCGCTGACAGCGCTGGGTGCGCCCTGGGCCTACCTGCTGTTCTGGGCCGCGCGCCTGTTCGTCTATCCGGCGATCCACCGCCTGCGGCAGATTTCCGAACATGGCGTGGTGCCCGACCGCGACGTACTCGATGCCCGGCTCAACACCGGAACCACCATCCCCAATATGGTCGAGCGCTTGTTCATCAGCCCGTGCAATGTGAACTACCATCTCGAGCATCACATCTTCGCGGCCGTCCCGCCCTATCGCCTGCCCGCGCTGCACCGCATGCTGGTCGAGCGTGGCTATTACAAGGAGCATGACTGCATCGCCCATGGCTTCGCCGACGTGCTCCGCCGCGCCACGCGCCCTGACGAGGCCGATCCGGTCGCGGCATGA
- a CDS encoding RDD family protein: protein MTATAPSFPTRQDKRLRELITPEGIALPVRLAPRGSRFVALVIDYAIITFSLLFLFFGLLFLGVSFSDLENQSETDGIVEFLFVVFMIVLFVLWNGYFIFMEMGPRGATLGKRLLKIRVAARDGGRLTPEAVVARNLLRQIEIFMPLSFLDMAGSGEGGLGWVAGAAWFAIFMLFPFLNRDSLRAGDLIAGTWVVEAPRVKLADAMSVGEDKADTASRYTFGDAELSVYGEHELKTLEDVLRRGDDAAMAAVQQAILRKIGWEGGAGHEREFLESFYQALRAKLEGDMRFGKRKLDKHDGGHDAR from the coding sequence GTGACCGCCACCGCGCCCTCCTTCCCCACCAGGCAAGACAAGCGCCTGCGCGAACTCATCACGCCTGAAGGTATCGCTTTGCCGGTCAGGCTGGCGCCGCGCGGTTCTCGTTTCGTCGCGCTGGTGATCGATTACGCGATCATCACCTTCAGCCTGCTGTTCCTGTTCTTCGGCCTGTTGTTCCTGGGCGTCAGCTTCAGCGACCTGGAGAACCAGAGCGAAACAGACGGTATCGTCGAATTCCTGTTCGTGGTGTTCATGATCGTGCTGTTCGTTTTGTGGAACGGCTACTTCATCTTCATGGAAATGGGGCCGCGCGGCGCGACGCTGGGCAAACGATTGCTGAAGATCCGCGTCGCGGCGCGCGATGGCGGAAGGCTCACACCCGAAGCGGTGGTCGCGCGCAACTTGCTGCGGCAGATAGAAATCTTCATGCCGCTCAGTTTTCTCGACATGGCCGGCAGCGGCGAAGGCGGGCTAGGCTGGGTTGCCGGTGCAGCGTGGTTCGCGATCTTCATGCTGTTCCCTTTCCTCAACCGCGACTCATTGCGGGCCGGGGATCTCATCGCCGGAACGTGGGTCGTTGAAGCTCCGCGAGTGAAGCTGGCCGATGCCATGTCGGTCGGCGAAGACAAGGCCGATACCGCTTCGCGCTACACTTTCGGCGATGCAGAGCTGTCGGTCTATGGCGAACACGAGCTCAAGACACTGGAGGACGTGCTGCGGCGCGGGGACGATGCAGCGATGGCGGCGGTCCAGCAGGCGATCCTGCGCAAGATCGGCTGGGAAGGCGGTGCCGGTCACGAGCGCGAATTCCTCGAATCCTTCTACCAGGCACTGCGGGCCAAGCTCGAAGGCGACATGCGCTTCGGCAAGCGCAAGCTCGACAAGCACGATGGCGGGCACGACGCGAGGTAA
- a CDS encoding stage II sporulation protein M — protein sequence MKAPTLTGLFGKKEITPPPGIEAAALRSDRFRLEREWEWRRLEDIVSRLEKGRLRGIDDEEIAALPALYRTAASSLAVARETSLDKATLTYLESLVQRAWYQVYGPRRGFIAWMRQFLAGGWSRAVRDIWLDICIALAVMVAGTIAGWLLVAQNQDWYYALVPTGMADTRVPGASREVLQQSLAVENESGGLSAFAAYLFYNNASVSIMVFATGFAFGIPSLLLLVHNMALLGAMMWLFHSAGLLPDFLAWLAVHGTTEFTAILLAGAAGLHIGRRMAFPGDRSILAAAADAGQRTASVMIGVVIMLIFAALLEAFPRQLAGSESRTIIGVFMLIFWAVYFTLAGRERIRRVGP from the coding sequence ATGAAGGCACCAACCCTCACCGGCCTGTTCGGCAAGAAGGAGATCACTCCACCGCCTGGGATCGAGGCAGCCGCGTTGCGGTCGGATCGGTTCCGGCTGGAACGCGAATGGGAATGGCGACGGCTGGAGGATATCGTCAGCCGCCTTGAGAAGGGTCGGCTGCGCGGGATCGACGATGAGGAAATCGCCGCCTTGCCCGCCCTCTATCGCACTGCCGCCTCCAGCCTCGCTGTTGCGCGCGAGACCTCTCTCGACAAGGCCACGCTGACCTATCTCGAGAGCCTGGTCCAGCGCGCGTGGTACCAGGTCTATGGCCCGCGGCGCGGCTTCATCGCGTGGATGCGGCAGTTCCTCGCCGGCGGCTGGTCGCGCGCGGTGCGCGATATCTGGCTTGATATATGCATTGCGCTGGCTGTGATGGTGGCAGGGACGATTGCCGGCTGGCTGCTCGTGGCCCAGAACCAGGACTGGTACTACGCACTGGTCCCCACCGGGATGGCCGATACTCGCGTGCCCGGTGCCAGCCGCGAAGTGCTGCAACAATCGCTCGCCGTCGAGAACGAGTCCGGTGGCTTGTCGGCCTTTGCCGCATACTTGTTCTACAATAACGCCAGCGTCTCCATCATGGTCTTTGCAACGGGGTTCGCCTTCGGGATACCCAGCCTGTTGCTGCTAGTGCACAATATGGCGCTGCTCGGGGCAATGATGTGGCTGTTCCACTCCGCCGGGCTGCTGCCCGATTTCCTCGCCTGGCTGGCCGTACATGGTACGACCGAATTTACCGCCATCCTTCTGGCAGGGGCAGCCGGGTTGCACATCGGGCGCCGGATGGCTTTCCCGGGCGACCGCAGCATTCTGGCAGCTGCAGCCGATGCCGGGCAGCGCACCGCCTCTGTCATGATCGGTGTCGTGATCATGCTCATATTCGCTGCCCTCCTCGAGGCCTTTCCCCGGCAGCTGGCGGGCAGTGAATCACGCACGATCATCGGCGTCTTCATGCTGATCTTCTGGGCGGTGTATTTCACGCTCGCGGGGCGCGAGCGGATACGAAGGGTTGGACCGTGA
- a CDS encoding DUF58 domain-containing protein encodes MRIAFPLVPTARAVWLAALAAPVALLVALIAPQAWLVAPIAGAALIVAVLADGALAGKLVEWRFHAPADVEVGEPFTVSVLAEIAGGAPGSVAASLLCDPRLALGGRLDITLDADRMHWHGETEVAANRRGTGEFDRIWLNWQGPLGLGARQISQSVTSVVRIWPDLAPIRSKTLEAYLRDSEIGMIARRQRGEGTQFEALAEYDAGMDRRRIDWKASARHTKLLARENESERNNQIVFAFDCGKAMCEPLEGVPRIDRAVTAGLTAAYVALKGGDRSMLFGFARRPEVITPFIAEARAFPKLQEAAATLDYQAEEPNFTLGLATLSAQLRRRSLIVLFSEFTDPTSAEMMIESIARLVEKHIVLFVTFEDAELEALQSTEPDSLAAIAGAVTAESLAQQRQLVHERLRRMGVDIIEAPHDKVGFAVIDRYLRIRRSEAIAG; translated from the coding sequence ATGCGGATCGCATTCCCCCTTGTCCCGACTGCGCGTGCGGTGTGGCTGGCGGCCCTCGCCGCACCCGTCGCGCTGCTGGTCGCGCTGATCGCGCCGCAGGCGTGGCTGGTGGCGCCCATCGCCGGAGCGGCGCTGATCGTTGCGGTGTTGGCCGATGGCGCGCTCGCGGGGAAACTGGTTGAGTGGCGGTTCCATGCGCCCGCCGATGTCGAGGTGGGCGAACCGTTCACAGTCTCCGTGCTAGCGGAAATTGCCGGCGGGGCACCGGGAAGTGTCGCGGCATCGTTGCTATGCGATCCACGGCTGGCCCTTGGTGGACGGCTGGATATCACGCTCGATGCCGACCGCATGCATTGGCACGGCGAAACGGAAGTTGCAGCGAACCGGCGGGGGACAGGAGAATTCGATCGGATCTGGCTCAATTGGCAAGGGCCGCTGGGTCTCGGTGCGCGCCAGATCAGCCAGTCGGTGACCAGCGTGGTCCGCATCTGGCCAGACCTGGCGCCGATCCGCTCCAAGACGCTCGAAGCCTACTTGCGCGATTCCGAGATCGGCATGATCGCCCGCCGCCAGCGCGGTGAAGGCACGCAGTTCGAAGCACTGGCGGAATACGACGCCGGAATGGACCGCCGCCGGATCGACTGGAAGGCCAGCGCCCGCCACACCAAGCTGCTGGCCCGCGAGAACGAGAGCGAGCGCAACAACCAGATTGTCTTCGCTTTCGATTGCGGCAAGGCGATGTGCGAACCGCTGGAAGGGGTACCGCGGATCGACCGGGCGGTAACCGCAGGGCTGACCGCCGCCTATGTCGCGCTCAAAGGCGGCGACCGTTCGATGCTGTTCGGCTTTGCCCGCCGCCCTGAAGTGATCACCCCTTTCATCGCCGAAGCACGTGCCTTTCCGAAACTGCAGGAGGCCGCCGCCACGCTCGACTACCAGGCCGAAGAGCCGAACTTCACGCTTGGGCTGGCGACGCTTTCCGCCCAACTTCGCCGCCGTTCGCTGATCGTGCTGTTCTCGGAATTCACGGACCCGACCAGCGCTGAAATGATGATCGAAAGCATCGCTCGCCTGGTCGAAAAGCATATCGTCTTGTTCGTGACCTTCGAAGATGCCGAGCTGGAAGCGCTGCAATCGACCGAGCCTGACAGCCTCGCAGCCATCGCCGGGGCCGTCACTGCTGAAAGCCTCGCGCAGCAACGCCAGCTGGTGCACGAGCGATTGCGCCGCATGGGAGTCGACATCATCGAAGCGCCACACGACAAGGTCGGCTTTGCCGTGATCGACCGCTATCTTCGCATCCGTCGCAGCGAGGCGATCGCAGGATGA